Proteins from one Carcharodon carcharias isolate sCarCar2 chromosome 19, sCarCar2.pri, whole genome shotgun sequence genomic window:
- the LOC121291969 gene encoding zinc finger protein 271-like: MEEKPFKCELCNKSFSCSSHFRIHQRTHTGEKPFTCEVCDKSFSQSSHLHRHKRIHTREKLFRCDVCDKDFTQLSNLQVHQTIHTGEKPFKCEVCDKAFPTSTRFLIHQSTHTGENPFRCELCDRAFTQSSALAQHRRIHTGEKPFKCEVCNKSFSRSSHFRVHQRTHTGEKPFTCEVCNKSFSRSSTLREHQHLHSGEKPFKCEVCNKGFAQLSGLVSHRRIHTGEKKRFTCEVCNKDFEQLWGMLDHRRIHTVNKPSEVGD, translated from the coding sequence ATGGAAGAGAAGCCGTTCAAGTGTGAGTTGTGTAACAAATCATTTTCGTGCTCATCGCACTTTCGTATTCACCAACGCACTCACactggagagaaaccattcacgtgtgaagtgtgtgacaaatcattctcgcaGTCATCGCACCTCCATAGACACAAACGCATTCACACAAGGGAGAAGCTGTTTAGGTGTGACGTGTGTGACAAAGATTTCACACAGTTATCGAACCTCCAAGTCCATCAGACAATCCACACTGGCGAGAAACCCTTTAAGTGTGAAGTTTGTGATAAAGCTTTCCCAACATCCACgaggttcctgatacaccagagcactcacactggggaaaaTCCCTTCAGATGTGAGTTGTGTGACCGTGCCTTCACACAGTCATCAGCCCTCGCGCAACACCGAcgtattcacacaggggagaaaccgttcaagtgtgaggtgtgcaacaaatcattctcacgctcatcTCACTTTCGTGTACACCAACGCACTCACACCGGGGAGAAACCGTTTACTTGTGAAGTGTGTAACAAATCATTCTCACGGTCATCAACTCTCCGTGAACATCAACATCTTCActctggggagaagccattcaagtgtgaggtgtgtaatAAGGGATTTGCACAGTTATCAGGCCTGGTGAGTCACcgacgcattcacacaggggagaagaaAAGATTCACGTGTGAAGTGTGTAATAAGGACTTTGAACAACTATGGGGCATGTTGGATCACCGTCGCATTCACACAGTGAATAAGCCAAGTGAGGTGGGTGACTGA